The Dunckerocampus dactyliophorus isolate RoL2022-P2 chromosome 1, RoL_Ddac_1.1, whole genome shotgun sequence genome has a segment encoding these proteins:
- the slc19a1 gene encoding reduced folate transporter isoform X2 — MVAEGTAEQETEMEQKVPAAQDVGGHENAALEMAVCTSEEPAAFKRLPEEAEGPRKWMCAIVFLCFYGFMASVKPGEPFITPYLLSTEKNFTKQQVTNEITPVLTYSYMAVLVPAFLLTDLLRYKPVLVVQGVSQVVIWLILFLGTSLIQMQFMEFFYGVTMACRVAYSSYIFSLVTPGLYQRVASYSRSSVLLGVFTSSVLGQLFISVGKITYTTLSAISLGFVSFGLVLSLCLPWPRRSLFFNQARKQEHREVAARVASKAELDQMNPKGGGLTAALTPCSASRWKDSIFVQMLMELRTVVYRPNLRLWSLWWVFNSTGYYLVLFYVHILWSNFSISTENKNVYNGGVEAASTLLSALAAFSAGFVKIRWNIWSELVIAVITALQAGLLLLMGITDNLWVCYVSYVLFRGFHQFLVPIATRSSLHRACKHCGTHTHNDGRARAHSDTNREEVTASD, encoded by the exons ATGGTTGCGGAGGGAACAGCAGAGCAGGAGACTGAGATGGAGCAGAAGGTGCCCGCAGCTCAAGACGTTGGAGGACATGAAAATGCCGCGCTGGAGATGGCGGTCTGTACTTCTGAGGAGCCGGCTGCTTTTAAGCGTCTCCCGGAGGAGGCCGAGGGGCCTCGAAAGTGGATGTGTgccattgtgtttttgtgtttctacGGGTTTATGGCATCCGTCAAGCCGGGGGAACCTTTCATTACGCCGTATCTGCTCAGCACTGAGAAGAACTTCACCAAGCAGCAG GTGACCAATGAGATCACACCGGTGCTGACGTACTCCTACATGGCCGTGCTGGTTCCAGCCTTCCTGCTGACCGATCTTCTGCGCTACAAACCAGTTCTGGTCGTCCAGGGTGTCAGTCAGGTGGTTATCTGGCTCATTCTGTTCCTGGGTACCTCGCTCATTCAGATGCAGTTCATGGAATTCTTCTACGGCGTCACGATGGCGTGCCGTGTGGCGTACTCCTCCTACATCTTCTCCCTGGTCACTCCTGGCCTCTACCAGCGCGTGGCCAGCTACTCTCGCTCCTCCGTCCTCTTGGGAGTGTTCACCAGCTCCGTGCTCGGACAGCTTTTCATCTCCGTGGGCAAGATCACGTACACCACCCTCAGCGCTATTTCTTTGGGTTTTGTCAGCTTTGGTCTGGTGCTGTCGCTATGCCTGCCCTGGCCACGGCGCTCCCTGTTCTTCAACCAGGCACGGAAGCAGGAGCACAGAGAGGTGGCGGCACGAGTCGCCAGCAAGGCAGAACTAGACCAGATGAATCCTAAGGGTGGCGGGTTGACCGCCGCCCTGACGCCCTGTTCTGCATCCCGCTGGAAGGATTCCATCTTTGTGCAGATGCTGATGGAGTTGAGAACGGTGGTGTATAGACCCAACCTGCGACTGTGGTCCCTGTGGTGGGTGTTCAACTCCACGGGGTACTACCTGGTGTTGTTCTACGTCCACATCCTGTGGAGCAACTTCTCCATATCCACCGAGAACAAGAACGTTTACAACGGAGGTGTGGAGGCTGCTTCTACCCTACTGA GCGCTTTGGCCGCCTTCAGCGCAGGCTTTGTGAAAATCCGGTGGAATATCTGGTCAGAGCTGGTCATCGCTGTGATCACGGCCTTGCAGGCTGGCCTTCTGCTGCTGATGGGCATTACCGACAACCTCTGGGTCTGTTACGTGTCCTACGTCCTCTTCAGGGGCTTCCACCAGTTCCTGGTGCCCATTGCCAC TCGCAGCAGTCTCCAccgtgcatgtaaacactgtggaacacacacgcacaacgaTGGACGGGCGAGAGCGCATAGTGATACCAACAGAGAGGAAGTAACAGCGAGCGACTGA